In Nitrosomonas stercoris, the genomic stretch GAAATAAACAAGACGACAATCTAATCAAGCGTGTGTTCTGACCCAGTCACGCCACTGGATAAATAAATCCCGATCAAGAGCACCGATAACTGAACGGCGCCAGGGGTAACTTCCCCAATAATCATCTTCATGTAGCGTGCACCGATGCCCCCCCGCCTCTTCTAATATTAAACACCCAGCAGCGTAATCCCAAGGCTTCTGTCCGCCATGCAGATACAAATCAAAATAACCGGCCGCGGTATAGCACCATTCCAATGTACAAGCACCATAATTTCGCTGGGAAGCGTAAGGAGGCTGAGTGACTATTGCCATCGCTAATTTATGATCTAGTCGCTTGAGATCAACATTGGCAATCGCTTTATTCAAAGAAGGTTTAGCAGCACTATGCCGAGACAAAGGCAATGCTTGTCCATTTAGAAAGGCACCTTTTCCTTGTTCAGCATAAAACATCTCATCGGTTGCCGGATTATAAACCACACCTAACACACTTCTGCCTGCACGCATTAGTGCTACTGAAACGGCAAAATAGGGCAAACCATTCATAAAGTTGGATGTGCCATCAATAGGATCAATACTCCATACTTCTCCTTGGCTCGTTTCCCATCGTTCCTGCTGTTGTGCTTCCGGCATTTCTTCACCCAGCATAGCGATCGGTGAAATTTTATGCAGTTCTTCTAATAAACTCTCCTGTGCAGCTAGATCGGCAGCCGTATAAAAACTACCATCTGCTTTATAGATACGCTCAACTTGTAGGTAGCGCGGCATAATTTCTTTATGTGCAATCTCTCTTACTACAGAGATAACACGCTGTAATACACTCAAGCTGCTCGCCATTTAATAGAGCAACCAATGCTAGGAATTTGCTCTGTGGGTCCTTGTCCAGTTTTCGCTACCTGACTCATGGCCTCAAACAGATCTCGGCGGACATCCGCTGGCGCTGCCTCTTTGCGTGAAGCATCCAACCGACCACGATATTGCAAAGCTAATTGGTTGTTAAAACCAAAAAAATCTGGTGTACAAACTGCTCCGTACGCTTTAGCAACTGCTTGGGTTTCGTCCATCACATAGGGAAATGGATAAGCATGTTCCTGAGCAATTTTGACCATATTTTCAAAAGAATCTTCCGGATAATCAGCTGGATCATTTGACATAATCGCAATAGCGCCGACACCTTGTTGTGCCAATTCTTTAACATCTCGAATAATACGATCTCGCACCGCTTTGACATATGGACAATGGTTGCAAATAAACATAATCAGCAAGCCATTTTCACCTTGTACCGATGCCAAATTGTAACGTTTGCCATCTACGCCCGGCAGATCAAAATCTATCGCTTTCCAACCAAAATCACAAATCGGTGTTTCAAGACTTGCCATCCAGCTACTCCTCTTCTATTAATTAATACATTTTTGCTTATACTATCACAGAAATATTTTGGTTCTTTCACCCTCTTACCTTACCAAAATTTGGCTACAATTTTATAATGTCACGCTTTTTTCACCCTACCCCCATTCAACGTAATGCCGAACAAGTTATACTGGATAGCGCCGCCAGTCATCATGCCATACAAGTGTTACGCTTGAAGTCTGGAGAGCCGGTTACGTTGTTCGATGGAACGGGAGGTGAGTTTTCAGGCTATCTTTCACAAACCAGTAAATCTGCCTGTGTAGTTACAATCGAAGCCTACCAACCAATTGAACGTGAATCCTCCTTAGCGATTACGCTGGTACAAGCTATTTGTCCCAATGAAAAGATGGACTGGATCATCCAGAAAGCGGTTGAACAAGGAGTTACCTCTATTCAACCGGTGACAACCAGCCGCACCCTGGTACGGCTGACAGGGGAACGCATTAGCAAGCGCAGACAACACTGGCAAAAAATTATTATTGCTGCTTGCGAGCAGTGTGGTCGCAATCAAATTCCACAACTGTTGCCATTACAACCTTTAACCGACTGGTTGGCACAAAAATTACAACAAAAACAGGAAAATAATCCACAGCCAGAGCACACTATAATGCTTTCTCCCGATGCACAGCTAAATTTTAGTGAACTGACCTTACCAGAATCCATGCGTAGCACGACACTACTAACGGGCCCAGAAGGTGGGTTTACTACTGAAGAAGTCAACGCAGCACAACTCACCGGACTGACAACTGTACGCCTCGGCCACCGTATTTTACGCGCTGAAAGTGCAGCATTAGCTGCTATTGCAGCTGCGCAAACGCTTTGGGGAGACTATTGATAACGTATTTTTTAATCAGCCATGCAATTAAATAGCGAATTTGTCACCTGGTTCCGCTCTGTTACGCCGCACATTCATACTAGCCGTGGAAAAACGTTCGTAATTGCATTTGGTGGTGAAGCGATTGCCAATGGGCAATTTACCGAACTGATACAGGATTTCAACTTACTTGCTAGTCTGGGAATCCAGTTGGTATTAGTGCACGGTGCACGTCCACAAATTGAACTCAAACTGCAAACAGATCAACTGCAGACGAGTTATGTGCAAGGTATACGCGTTACTGACGCCCCCGCACTACAACGTGTCAAGGAGGCAGTGGGCAAAGTACGAGTGGAAATTGAAGCATTATTATCCATGGGGTTACCTAATTCACCGATGGCCAATGCTGCCATACGTGTTGCAAGTGGCAATTTTGTCACAGCTCGTCCCATTGGCGTGTTGGAAGGTGTGGATCTGCAATACACCGGTGAAGTGCGCCGTATTAATGCGGAAGCTATCTCTGATCAGCTCGCGCAGGGAAATGTTGTATTGATTTCTCCACTTGGCTATTCCCCTTCAGGAGAAATCTTTAATCTGACAGTAGAGAACGCAGCAGCAGAGACCGCTATTGCTTTGCAAGCAGATAAATTGATCTTCCTGACCGATACCTCTGAACCAGAACAACAAACAGGATCGGGCACAACGTTACCAGCTGAGTTGACAGTTCGGCAAGGTAAAACCCTATTGACAACGATGAATGCCAACAGCGCACCAACACAACCGGATGAAGATATTCGACTGTATTTACCCTGGGCGTTACGCGCCTGCGAACAGGGCGTAGAGCGCGTTCACTTAATTAATCGCCACATTGATGGCGCTTTATTACTTGAGTTATTTACACATGCTGGAATTGGCAGCATGATTACGCGTGATCCATTACAAATGATTCGTCAGGCAGGCATCGGTGATATTGGCGCCATCTTGCAGTTAATCGAACCACTGGAAAATGCTGGGATACTGGTCAGACGTGGTCGAGAATTGCTGGAAATGGAAATTGAGCGCTTCACAGTAATTGAACATGACAATATTATTATTGCTTGCGCAGCGCTTTATCCTTTCCTAGATGATAAAGCGTGTGAATTAGCTTGTGTGGCGGTACATCCGGCCCACCGCAAAGCTGGAATTGGCCGTATATTGATTGATTACCTGGAAGAGCAGGCCAAAAAACAAGGGTATCAACAGCTGTTTGTTCTGACGACACGTACTGCACATTGGTTTATTGAACGCGGTTTTTCAGAAACCACCCCTGATCAACTACCACAATCAAAACAGCATCTCTATAACTATCAGCGACGTTCAAAGGTTTTTGTCAAAACCATTTAAATACTACTAAGTATTAGAAGATCAATCTATTTTTACGCATCGCTGCTGATTATTGTTTTTAATCCACTCGGCCTATATTCTTTGAGAATTCTTCAGAGCCCGTTTACGATCTCATCATTATTCCTTACGATACGTGGATGAAGAGAACAAAATATGCCAGTGATATTAGCAAAGAGAAGTTTGCCGAGATAGAGCCGCTATTGCGTAGCGTGAGGCGCAGCACCAAACCCACGACAATAGATTTGTATGAAGTATTTTGTGCTGTGCTGTATCTGCTGCGTACTGGTTGCCAGTGGAGATTTTTGCCCGGAGAGTTTCCCAAATGGCAGAGTGTATATGCCTATTGGCGCAAATGGAATGAGCCTGACCAGCACGGCGTGAGCGTGCTGGAGCAGGCATTAAAAAAATCAGGTTGGCGCGGCCCGAGAGAAACTGGGGCGCAACGCTTGCAGCACGTTCTTGATTGTGGACGCGCAAAGCGTGAAGAATACAGACACGGCTGACCAGAAAGGCTATGACGCCGGCAAGAAGGTGTCGGGCATCAAGCGCCATATCGCTGTTGATACCTTGGGGTTGCCGCACGCCATTGCAGTGACGACAGCGGAAGTGACTGACCGTAACGGTGCATTGCAGGCCTTGAAGCGTTGCAGATCGAGTTTGGGACAAGTGCAAGGTTTGCTGTGTGACGGTGGCTATACTGGAGCACCATTTGCCGAAAGTGTGCAAGAAATTCTGGGCAAACCTGTCACCGTGCAGATCGCCAAACGCAGCAAACTGCATACCTTCAAGGTTATGCCCAGGCGCTGGATAGTGGAACGTAGTTTCGCCTGGCTGGAAAAGTGCCGAAGATTATGGAAAAACTGCGAACGTAAACTTGATACCAGCTTGCAGCTCATTCATTTGGCTTTCTTGGCACTATTACTCAGAAGATCGTAAACAGGCTCTCAGATAAATATCTTACGATTGCTTTTTATCTGAACAAAGGCAGGATTTTATAATAGCTCAGGTGGCGTGTTATCTTGCTGTGACTCTTCATTATCTGGAACACGATAAGCATTAGTTGCCCAGGATCCTAAATCAAGCAATTTACAACGTTCAGAACAAAATGGACGATATAGACTGGATTTCTCCCAGGCCACCAACTCACCACAATTAGGGCAATTAACCACCGCTGACTTATTTGGCTGCTTTTCCATTGATTCTTGCCGCCTCTATAAACTACAGAAAGCTAATTCAAAAGGAATATCTTGCCTGCACACTTCTTGTTCCTGCTCAGATTTCCAGGGAACAAATCGTATATTCAATGCATATTTATTCGCACTTATTTCTGGAATGCAGAGTATCTCATCACTAATCTGCAAACGTAAAAGATGTGCTTGGTATTCTAAATCCGTTTGTTGAAACACACCTTGAACAGCGGTGTAAGCAAACGCTCTCCCACTATTGCGTAACATATTCAGTATAATTTGAATGCCATTACGAACAGAAACAAGCGGCGTCATCCATTTGTCAAAATCAGCGCGGCGTATTTCTATGGTAGCACTCAGCCAGTAATGATAGGCTGGCAAATCAAACTCACTTGCCCCTCCCGGTATGCTCATGCGCTGTTTAACACTCATTAGCCATTCATCATCGCGCAAATACCCTCCAATTCTGCCTGGTATATCCAATAATCCGCGAAAAGCCGTCTGGATAGATTGTAGTAAATCAGCCAGTGCTGCTTCAGAAACATCCGGATTATTTTTCAAGCTCCGCAACATTGTGCGCTGCTTATCTAGTTCTTGTAACAGGTCAGATTTAAGATCAGCTCTGCTGGTCACATCGAGAATTTCAAATAGAGCAACCAACGCCGCATGATGCTCAAAAGCGTGTGCTTGCGTCGAAAAAAAATCAATTTTATTGAACAAACTTTCTAATTTCAGCAACATGCGAATGCGTTCGTTCAGCGGTAATTCGTAACAGATCACAGATTATTTGAATGGCTTTGGAAGTATAAAAGCATAGCAGAAAATCAGCATAATATGCATCATATCAGAATCATTCAACTGCTACTTTGATCCACCAATAATTGATATTTTTGATGCAGTTTTTGTACTGCTAATTCCAAGTTTTGGATAGTGGAATCGTTAACAATTACGTCATCCGCTATAGCTAGTCGTTCACTACGTGAACACTGTGTTGCCATTATTTTTCGTACGGCGTGTTCTTGTAATTTACTGCGTTGCATCGTACGACTGATCTGCAAGGATTCCGGACAATCAATCACCAATATGCGCTCAACCAACTTACGATAATCGTCAATTTCCACTAATAAAGGCACGACCAGAATACCGTAATCGGATTGCAACAATAACAGTTGCCGCTTTGTTTCCTGATAGATGAGTGGATGCAAAATGGATTCAAGTTGATGTCGTGCTCGCCCATTAGAGAAAACAAAATCACGCATCGCTGCACGATCTAAGGAACCATCACCCAATATAAAATGGTTGCCAAAAGCAGCTGTTATGGGCTGGATGGCACTGCCATTTGCTCGGGTGAGTTGATGAGCAATTACATCCGTATCAATAATTTCAGCGCCCAGATTCTGAAATAAATCGGCAACACTGGTTTTGCCGCTACCAATACCGCCTGTTAATCCAACAATGAAAGCCATGTATCAAAATATGGCCAGATACATGTGATTAATCTGCTGCCCCCAAAATAAAGCAATTAAGCCTCCCCCTGCCAAATAAGGACCAAAAGGAAGAGTGGTATTTTTCGA encodes the following:
- a CDS encoding fructose-1, 6-bisphosphatase/inositol-1-monophosphatase, translated to MASSLSVLQRVISVVREIAHKEIMPRYLQVERIYKADGSFYTAADLAAQESLLEELHKISPIAMLGEEMPEAQQQERWETSQGEVWSIDPIDGTSNFMNGLPYFAVSVALMRAGRSVLGVVYNPATDEMFYAEQGKGAFLNGQALPLSRHSAAKPSLNKAIANVDLKRLDHKLAMAIVTQPPYASQRNYGACTLEWCYTAAGYFDLYLHGGQKPWDYAAGCLILEEAGGHRCTLHEDDYWGSYPWRRSVIGALDRDLFIQWRDWVRTHA
- a CDS encoding Ribosomal RNA small subunit methyltransferase E; translation: MSRFFHPTPIQRNAEQVILDSAASHHAIQVLRLKSGEPVTLFDGTGGEFSGYLSQTSKSACVVTIEAYQPIERESSLAITLVQAICPNEKMDWIIQKAVEQGVTSIQPVTTSRTLVRLTGERISKRRQHWQKIIIAACEQCGRNQIPQLLPLQPLTDWLAQKLQQKQENNPQPEHTIMLSPDAQLNFSELTLPESMRSTTLLTGPEGGFTTEEVNAAQLTGLTTVRLGHRILRAESAALAAIAAAQTLWGDY
- a CDS encoding amino-acid acetyltransferase, coding for MQLNSEFVTWFRSVTPHIHTSRGKTFVIAFGGEAIANGQFTELIQDFNLLASLGIQLVLVHGARPQIELKLQTDQLQTSYVQGIRVTDAPALQRVKEAVGKVRVEIEALLSMGLPNSPMANAAIRVASGNFVTARPIGVLEGVDLQYTGEVRRINAEAISDQLAQGNVVLISPLGYSPSGEIFNLTVENAAAETAIALQADKLIFLTDTSEPEQQTGSGTTLPAELTVRQGKTLLTTMNANSAPTQPDEDIRLYLPWALRACEQGVERVHLINRHIDGALLLELFTHAGIGSMITRDPLQMIRQAGIGDIGAILQLIEPLENAGILVRRGRELLEMEIERFTVIEHDNIIIACAALYPFLDDKACELACVAVHPAHRKAGIGRILIDYLEEQAKKQGYQQLFVLTTRTAHWFIERGFSETTPDQLPQSKQHLYNYQRRSKVFVKTI
- a CDS encoding IS5 family transposase ISStma16, with translation MKNTDTADQKGYDAGKKVSGIKRHIAVDTLGLPHAIAVTTAEVTDRNGALQALKRCRSSLGQVQGLLCDGGYTGAPFAESVQEILGKPVTVQIAKRSKLHTFKVMPRRWIVERSFAWLEKCRRLWKNCERKLDTSLQLIHLAFLALLLRRS
- a CDS encoding DNA gyrase inhibitor YacG, which encodes MEKQPNKSAVVNCPNCGELVAWEKSSLYRPFCSERCKLLDLGSWATNAYRVPDNEESQQDNTPPELL
- a CDS encoding cell division protein ZapD; the protein is MICYELPLNERIRMLLKLESLFNKIDFFSTQAHAFEHHAALVALFEILDVTSRADLKSDLLQELDKQRTMLRSLKNNPDVSEAALADLLQSIQTAFRGLLDIPGRIGGYLRDDEWLMSVKQRMSIPGGASEFDLPAYHYWLSATIEIRRADFDKWMTPLVSVRNGIQIILNMLRNSGRAFAYTAVQGVFQQTDLEYQAHLLRLQISDEILCIPEISANKYALNIRFVPWKSEQEQEVCRQDIPFELAFCSL
- a CDS encoding dephospho-CoA kinase, with protein sequence MAFIVGLTGGIGSGKTSVADLFQNLGAEIIDTDVIAHQLTRANGSAIQPITAAFGNHFILGDGSLDRAAMRDFVFSNGRARHQLESILHPLIYQETKRQLLLLQSDYGILVVPLLVEIDDYRKLVERILVIDCPESLQISRTMQRSKLQEHAVRKIMATQCSRSERLAIADDVIVNDSTIQNLELAVQKLHQKYQLLVDQSSS